Proteins from one Impatiens glandulifera chromosome 2, dImpGla2.1, whole genome shotgun sequence genomic window:
- the LOC124923939 gene encoding cyclin-dependent kinase G-2-like, with amino-acid sequence MAAGRYGSYRDDQFKERESDFPVRKRDFSLSTSSEYDGSRHSQRGYINGRAPKRKMEDGVVRQKDIKERHQGYRSSSSRSDSGGHRSSSSSNSNGGGGDSSRQDGHPVVGVLDREPGELSSESGSDEATTTNSESQQVKTKEPPKRENHRSKPPLPVGRTNKRKFSPIVWDIDDKEVLNPLKKKSRAPPPPAIITFSLLPESIVQSPQHILDKAVDISPKRETTNSGYLSDNPQSVELLESRATAASMSPLNFPSSPVQEQRLGNYISKPLEEDDYVPTRNISASRWAGDANSPASPADEIEILQEEMCARRKMQFLESVTLNSHRKSLTPELREFEVGSEVDKTRPSGSVERRYHVRSFGRDDDHPDSDFHRNDYMDIDEGHVRSGISASESDTESDEMKRSKPTSEPHAPPQRMVDMLQGCRSVDEFERLNKIDEGTYGVVYRAKDKKTGEIVALKKVKMEKEREGFPLTSLREINILLSFHHPSIVDVKEVVVGSSLDSIFMVMEYMEHDLKALMETMKQPYSQSEVKCLMLQLLEGVKYLHDNWVLHRDLKTSNLLLNNKGDLKICDFGLARQYGIPLKPYTHLVVTLWYRAPELLLGTKQYSTAIDMWSLGCIMAELLSKEPLFNGKTEVDQIDKIFRSLGTPNDTIWPGFSKFPGVRANFVKHQYNLLRKKFPATSFTGSPVLSDAGFDLLNNLLTYDPEKRISAEAALNHEWFSEVPLPKSKEFMPTFPARHAQDRRLRRIMKIPDPLEEQRRKELQETELGTGGLFG; translated from the exons ATGGCGGCTGGAAGATACGGAAGCTATCGAGATGACCAATTCAAGGAGCGAGAATCCGATTTTCCTGTCAGGAAGCGGGATTTTTCTCTTTCAACAAGTAGTGAGTACGATGGGAGTAGACATAGTCAACGCGGATACATTAATGGTCGGGCTCCAAAGAGGAAGATGGAAGATGGGGTTGTTAGGCAGAAGGATATTAAAGAGAGGCACCAAGGGTATCGCTCCTCATCAAGCAGGAGCGACTCCGGTGGACATAGAAgtagcagcagcagcaacagcaATGGAGGTGGTGGCGATTCTAGTAGGCAAGACGGCCACCCTGTAGTAGGAGTGTTGGATCGAGAACCTGGTGAATTGTCTAGTGAAAGTGGTTCTGATGAGGCTACTACTACTAATTCAGAATCGCAGCAGGTTAAAACCAAGGAACCTCCAAAGAGAGAGAACCACCGGAGTAAGCCGCCTCTGCCTGTGGGGAGGACTAACAAAAGGAAGTTTTCTCCCATTGTCTGGGATATAGATGACAAGGAGGTACTcaatccattgaagaagaagagtaggGCTCCTCCTCCTCCTGCTATTATTACGTTCTCACTGCTTCCCGAATCTATTGTCCAATCGCCTCAACATATTCTGGACAAAGCTGTAGATATTTCTCCTAAAAGAGAGACAACTAATTCAGGTTATCTGTCTGACAACCCACAATCAGTAGAGCTACTAGAATCACGAGCCACTGCTGCCTCCATGTCTCCATTGAACTTCCCATCTTCTCCAGTTCAGGAGCAGCGTCTGGGCAACTACATATCAAAACCACTGGAGGAGGATGATTATGTTCCAACCAGGAATATATCCGCCTCCCGATGGGCAGGGGATGCCAATTCCCCAGCTTCCCCAGCggatgaaattgaaattttgcaAGAGGAAATGTGTGCGAGGAGGAAGATGCAATTTCTGGAGTCTGTTACATTAAATAGTCATCGGAAATCATTGACCCCTGAGCTCCGGGAGTTTGAGGTAGGTTCTGAAGTAGATAAAACAAGACCATCTGGATCCGTTGAAAGAAGATACCATGTCAGATCTTTTGGTAGAGATGATGATCACCCTGACTCTGACTTTCATAGAAACGATTACATGGACATAGATGAGGGACATGTGAGAAGTGGAATTAGCGCTAGCGAGTCGGACACTGAGTCTGATGAAATGAAGCGTTCAAAACCTACATCAGAACCTCATGCCCCACCACAAAGAATGGTAGATATGCTTCAAGGGTGTAGAAGTGTTGATGAATTTGAGAGATTGAATAAGATAGATGAAGGGACTTATGGTGTAGTTTATAGAGCCAAAGATAAGAAAACTGGAGAAATTGTTGCACTGAAAAAGGTCAAGATGGAAAAAGAAAGGGAAGGTTTTCCTTTGACTTCTCTGAGGGAAATCAACATTTTACTTTCTTTTCATCATCCATCGATTGTGGATGTCAAAGAAGTTGTGGTTGGAAGCAGCCTTGATAGTATTTTTATGGTAATGGAATACATGGAACATGATCTAAAGGCTTTGATGGAGACGATGAAGCAACCGTATAGCCAAAGTGAAGTTAAGTGTCTGATGCTCCAGCTGTTAGAGGGTGTCAAATATCTTCATGACAATTGGGTCCTTCATCGTGATCTCAAGACATCCAATCTGCTTTTAAACAATAAAGGTGACTTGAAAATCTGTGATTTTGGCTTGGCTCGTCAGTATGGAATCCCATTGAAGCCGTATACACATCTGGTAGTAACCTTGTGGTATAG AGCACCTGAACTTTTACTGGGAACAAAACAGTATTCAACAGCAATTGACATGTGGTCATTAGGTTGCATTATGGCTGAACTGTTGTCAAAAGAGCCGTTGTTCAATGGGAAAACTGAAGTTGATCAAATTGACAAG ATTTTCAGATCTCTTGGTACGCCTAATGACACAATATGGCCCGGCTTCTCTAAGTTTCCTGGTGTGAGGGCGAACTTTGTTAAGCATCA GTATAACCTATTACGCAAAAAATTTCCAGCTACATCTTTCACTGGATCACCAGTTCTCTCTGATGCTGGTTTTGATTTGCTGAATAACCTTCTCACTTATGACCCTGAGAAG AGGATTTCAGCTGAAGCTGCCCTCAACCATGAATGGTTCAGTGAAGTTCCCCTCCCAAAGTCCAAGGAATTCATGCCTACTTTTCCAGCAAGACATGCACAAGATAG GCGGTTGCGGAGGATAATGAAGATTCCTGATCCTTTGGAAGAGCAGCGGCGCAAGG